In Luteolibacter sp. Y139, the following proteins share a genomic window:
- a CDS encoding beta strand repeat-containing protein → MKNATTRTSDLRISYATYLRLSLGLSMVGLATQQAHADATWVGDSGQNWNTAASWSSDPANPTGNYFINTVTAGVFPIISANSAFTPVDLFIGNGAGASGRLDHTAGTAASGNGNWTFVGSNGGTSGTFNIANTAATGGTLTGFGQGSGSFTTGRLNVGGAEFNGNGTGTLNINTTGTITATAGSGTCFQVGVGTTSVGTVNMDSGTINATGGEVWVGGAGTGTFNQSGGTLSSNSYLVIGRGDTSANPASGTYNLSGGTVNAATTGGVAVIASSRNATATLAVSGTGTFNSTAGIYVGEGWQGTGTANGTLNVSGGGLVNTATNTANGINIAVQANSTGTVNLNGGTIQTAIVKKGAGNATFNFNGGTLKPTAASTTFMTGLSQAFVNAGGAIIDSNSFDITIGQDLLDGSGGLTKNGAGTLTLTGANNFTGATTVNTGTLTFAAKQSSIGSLSVANGAGLRVQAFDTFTTPVLPTALTLANGSALTFDFNSLNYSASTPLATTGVLNASGTVAVSLLNAGNLPSGTHKLIGYSSFTGGGTFSGAPFTLGTRSSGTLTNASGALSLTVTANSPKWSGLDNGNWVVGSTGSNKNWKLITGGAATDYIDGDVVLFDDSVTTGTTNVNISAANVSPATTTFNNDTKNYILGSTGAFGIAGTGPFTKSGAGALVITSANTYTGLTSIASGSTLTLGNGTTGNDGTIANTSGVANEGTLAFNRFGSTTANYLISGNGSVTKTGPGTQILTAANTYFGGTTVNAGTLQINTTAGDAANGTFNLGGGSFLVNLGTGTNFGYAPQINLNAASTFGNASAGSNTTLEGQINFSGTVNGNSNALNIANTGLARLYMNGTLTDVSQINVLSGAMGFDLNAAQSRGTSPVDIASGASLWLAGNNVTPVVNNLTFHGGSGIGTKGALYYEGGTPNPAALTGTVQLASGTTATGAAFAADTITIDGVVSGTGGLNVTSGGLSLGGANGYLGGTTVTLGRAIAKTSTAFGTGAVATSAATGVQVQLGAGVNVANALTLGGASFTGQGTLYVPTGDATSSGAISITGDTTTGGHFATGGGTLTVSGAVTSSVPVKVRNGIVAFTNAASSYTGMIVQQGTAKLGVNNAIPTASTVDLGVSGAAILDLGGFNQSLAGLTKNTNAATVTNSGASDSTLTTTGTTTFNGVIQNGATHKTALTVGGGTLTLGGANTFTGNVTVNTGLTLADNAQLRFTPGPNNLVNSIGGNGTLTLDGDFVIDLAGASVANGNTWTLVNVGSLTETFSATFSVVDFTENANVWTKVDGANTWTFSEATGVLSLSVGASGYGSWATANAGGQTEDQDYDGDGVKNGVEFFFGATGSTFTANPQLVSGTITWPKSASFTGTYKVSTSTDLATWADVTINAVDNGTSVSYTPVGGQQKRFVRLEVTPN, encoded by the coding sequence ATGAAGAACGCAACGACCCGCACGTCCGACCTCCGCATCTCCTACGCCACCTACCTCCGCCTCAGCCTCGGGCTGTCCATGGTAGGACTCGCTACCCAACAAGCTCATGCCGACGCCACCTGGGTCGGCGACTCCGGCCAGAATTGGAACACCGCCGCCAGCTGGAGCAGCGATCCCGCAAACCCGACCGGTAACTATTTCATCAATACCGTCACCGCCGGAGTCTTCCCCATCATCAGCGCGAACTCAGCGTTCACGCCCGTCGACCTCTTCATCGGCAATGGCGCAGGTGCAAGCGGCCGTCTCGACCACACCGCAGGCACCGCCGCCTCGGGCAATGGCAACTGGACCTTCGTCGGTTCCAATGGTGGCACCAGCGGCACCTTCAATATTGCCAATACCGCGGCCACCGGCGGCACCCTCACCGGATTCGGCCAGGGCTCCGGCAGCTTCACCACCGGCCGCCTCAATGTCGGCGGCGCCGAGTTCAATGGCAACGGCACTGGCACGCTCAACATCAACACCACCGGCACCATCACCGCGACCGCCGGCTCCGGGACTTGCTTCCAGGTCGGTGTAGGCACCACCAGCGTCGGCACCGTCAATATGGACAGCGGCACCATCAATGCCACCGGCGGTGAAGTCTGGGTCGGTGGCGCAGGCACCGGCACCTTCAATCAATCCGGCGGCACCCTCTCGTCTAACAGCTACCTCGTCATCGGTCGCGGTGACACCAGCGCGAACCCCGCCAGCGGCACCTACAATCTCAGTGGCGGCACCGTGAATGCCGCCACCACCGGCGGCGTCGCCGTCATCGCGTCGTCGCGCAATGCCACCGCCACGCTCGCCGTCAGCGGCACCGGCACCTTCAATTCCACTGCCGGCATCTACGTCGGCGAAGGCTGGCAAGGCACCGGCACTGCCAATGGCACCCTCAATGTCTCCGGCGGCGGCCTCGTCAATACTGCCACCAATACCGCCAACGGCATCAACATCGCCGTCCAGGCCAACTCCACCGGCACCGTCAATCTCAACGGCGGCACCATCCAGACCGCCATCGTCAAGAAGGGCGCCGGCAACGCCACCTTCAACTTCAACGGCGGCACCCTCAAACCCACCGCCGCCAGCACCACCTTCATGACCGGCCTCTCCCAGGCCTTCGTCAATGCAGGCGGTGCCATAATCGATTCTAACAGCTTCGACATCACCATCGGCCAGGACCTGCTCGATGGCTCCGGCGGCCTCACCAAGAACGGTGCCGGCACGCTCACCCTCACCGGTGCCAATAACTTCACCGGTGCCACCACCGTGAACACCGGCACGCTCACGTTCGCCGCCAAGCAATCCTCCATCGGTTCGCTCTCCGTTGCGAATGGCGCAGGCCTCCGCGTCCAGGCCTTCGACACCTTCACCACGCCGGTCCTCCCGACCGCCCTCACCCTGGCAAACGGCAGCGCGCTCACCTTCGATTTCAATTCGCTCAACTACAGCGCCTCCACGCCACTCGCCACCACCGGCGTCCTGAATGCCAGCGGCACCGTCGCCGTGAGCCTCCTCAATGCCGGCAATCTTCCTTCCGGCACCCACAAGCTCATCGGCTACAGCAGCTTCACCGGCGGCGGCACCTTCAGCGGCGCGCCCTTCACCCTCGGCACCCGCAGCTCCGGCACCCTCACCAATGCCAGCGGCGCCCTCAGCCTCACCGTCACCGCCAACTCCCCGAAGTGGAGCGGCCTCGACAATGGCAACTGGGTCGTCGGTTCCACCGGCTCTAACAAAAACTGGAAGCTCATCACCGGCGGCGCCGCCACCGATTACATCGATGGCGATGTCGTGCTGTTCGATGACTCCGTCACCACCGGCACCACCAACGTCAATATCTCCGCAGCCAACGTCAGCCCGGCGACCACCACCTTCAATAACGACACCAAGAACTACATCCTTGGCTCGACTGGCGCCTTCGGCATCGCAGGCACCGGCCCGTTCACCAAGAGCGGCGCAGGCGCACTCGTCATCACCAGTGCCAATACCTACACCGGCCTCACCAGCATCGCCAGCGGCTCCACCCTCACCCTCGGCAATGGCACCACCGGCAATGACGGCACCATCGCCAATACCAGCGGCGTCGCCAACGAAGGCACCCTCGCCTTCAATCGCTTCGGCTCCACCACCGCGAACTATCTGATCAGCGGCAACGGCTCCGTCACCAAGACCGGCCCCGGCACCCAGATCCTCACCGCGGCGAATACCTACTTCGGTGGCACCACCGTCAATGCCGGCACCCTCCAGATCAATACCACCGCGGGCGATGCCGCCAATGGCACCTTCAACCTCGGCGGCGGCTCCTTCCTGGTGAACCTCGGCACCGGCACCAACTTCGGCTACGCCCCGCAGATCAATCTCAACGCCGCGTCCACCTTCGGCAATGCCTCCGCTGGCTCGAACACCACCCTCGAAGGCCAGATCAACTTCTCCGGCACCGTCAACGGCAACAGCAACGCGCTGAACATCGCCAACACCGGCCTCGCCCGCCTCTACATGAATGGCACGCTGACCGATGTCAGCCAGATCAACGTGCTCTCCGGAGCCATGGGCTTCGACCTGAATGCCGCCCAGAGCCGCGGCACCTCCCCCGTCGATATCGCCAGCGGCGCATCGCTCTGGCTCGCCGGCAACAACGTCACGCCCGTCGTCAATAACCTCACCTTCCACGGTGGCAGCGGCATCGGCACCAAGGGCGCACTCTACTACGAAGGCGGCACGCCAAACCCCGCCGCCCTCACCGGCACCGTCCAGCTCGCCAGCGGCACCACCGCCACCGGCGCAGCCTTCGCGGCCGATACCATCACCATCGATGGCGTCGTCAGCGGCACCGGCGGCTTGAATGTCACCAGCGGCGGCCTCTCGCTCGGCGGAGCCAATGGCTACTTGGGCGGCACCACCGTCACCCTCGGCCGCGCCATCGCGAAGACCAGCACCGCCTTCGGCACCGGTGCTGTCGCCACCTCCGCCGCCACCGGCGTGCAGGTCCAGCTCGGCGCAGGCGTGAATGTCGCCAATGCCCTCACCCTCGGCGGTGCCAGCTTCACCGGCCAGGGCACCCTCTACGTGCCTACCGGAGACGCCACCTCCTCCGGCGCGATCAGCATCACTGGCGACACCACCACCGGCGGCCACTTCGCCACCGGCGGCGGCACTCTCACAGTGAGCGGCGCTGTCACCTCGTCCGTTCCGGTGAAAGTCCGCAATGGCATCGTCGCCTTCACGAATGCCGCCAGCAGCTACACCGGCATGATCGTCCAGCAGGGCACCGCCAAGCTCGGCGTGAACAATGCCATCCCCACCGCTTCCACCGTCGACCTCGGCGTCAGCGGCGCGGCCATCCTTGACCTCGGCGGCTTTAATCAATCCCTCGCCGGACTCACCAAGAACACCAACGCCGCCACCGTCACGAACAGCGGTGCCAGCGACTCCACGCTGACCACCACCGGCACCACGACCTTCAATGGCGTCATCCAGAACGGAGCCACCCACAAGACGGCCCTCACCGTCGGCGGCGGCACCCTCACCCTCGGCGGTGCCAATACCTTCACCGGCAATGTCACGGTCAATACCGGCCTCACCCTCGCCGATAACGCCCAGCTCCGCTTCACCCCGGGACCGAATAACCTCGTCAACTCCATCGGCGGCAATGGCACCCTCACGCTCGATGGTGACTTCGTCATCGACCTCGCCGGTGCCAGCGTCGCCAACGGCAATACCTGGACCCTCGTCAATGTCGGCTCCCTCACCGAAACCTTCAGCGCCACCTTCAGCGTCGTCGACTTCACCGAGAACGCCAACGTCTGGACCAAGGTCGACGGTGCCAATACCTGGACCTTCAGCGAAGCCACCGGTGTCCTCAGCCTCAGCGTCGGTGCCAGCGGCTACGGCAGCTGGGCCACCGCCAATGCGGGCGGCCAGACCGAAGACCAGGACTACGATGGCGATGGCGTGAAGAATGGCGTCGAGTTCTTCTTCGGAGCCACCGGATCCACCTTCACGGCAAATCCGCAGCTCGTCTCCGGCACCATCACCTGGCCAAAGAGCGCCAGCTTCACCGGCACCTACAAGGTCTCAACCTCCACCGACCTCGCCACCTGGGCCGACGTCACCATCAATGCCGTCGATAACGGCACCAGCGTCTCCTACACCCCAGTCGGCGGCCAACAGAAGCGCTTCGTCCGCCTCGAAGTCACCCCGAACTGA